In a genomic window of Salminus brasiliensis chromosome 12, fSalBra1.hap2, whole genome shotgun sequence:
- the LOC140573510 gene encoding uncharacterized protein, which produces MVQYPAVQMRGGKFTAVSHVRVKATDWEAEKPFTCQAEHPAISASAPMKTTLQKRGRSPPTVQLVEFGQSLICVIENFYPPNLNIMWKVNNSPVKGLDWQRIRNAKGNFKAVSLLEDIQMSKDTKYTCEVTHENIKYPKQLSSKADFSIKINPPSAKDLFEHSKATITCVITGDNKNEVSGAIVTWTVGGSRRGSSGTDNVKQTTPPFTKTSSLTLDQSEWFSGSEVECSTERETTPFSDKIRVKKGGKPSIVFYKPEKDVKDTDTVSLLCEVRSSDLGDVYVMWKMNDGKYMEGSSTVHTNEKNTAVVLSYLTVSGKDYNSAQFACAVKDPNMVAGATPEQKTTSMNDFSLKINPPSAKDLFEQNKATITCVVTGDNKNEVGGAIVSWTVGGRRRGSSGTDNVKQTTPPFTKTSSLTLDQSEWFSGSEVKCSTEREKTPFSDKIKVKKGGKPSIVFYKPEKDVKDTDTVSLLCEVRSSGLGDVYVMWKMNNGQYMEGSSTVHTNEKNTAVVLSYLTVSGKEYNSAQFACAVKDPNMVAGATPEQKTTSMNDFSLKINPPSAKDLFVQNKATITCVVTGDNKNEVGGAIVSWTVGGNRRGSSGTDNVTQTTSPFTKTSSLTLDQSEWFSGAEVECSTEREKTPFSDKIKVNKGGNPSIVFYKPEKDVKDTDTVSLLCEVRSSGLGDVYVMWKMNNGQYMEGSSTVHINEKNTAVVLSYLTVSGKEYNSAQFACAVKDPNMVTGATPEQKTTSMTKFSLKINPPSAKELFIRNKATITCVVTGDNKNEVSGAIVTWEVGGSRRESSGPDNVKQTTPPFTKTSSLTLNQSEWFSGAEVKCSTEREKTPFSEKIKVKKGGKPSIVLYKPDKDVKDNETVSLLCDVSSSDLGDVYVMWQMKNNPYMEGNSTVHINKKTVLSYLTVSGKDYNSAQFTCAVKDANMEKRATPDQKTTSKTETPASDPGLYINCDKDIPEEDDFNSLWSTASSFIFLFLFTLIYSTVLSLAKMK; this is translated from the exons ATGGTGCAGTACCCAGCTGTGCAGATGCGGGGTGGCAAGTTCACAGCTGTGAGCCATGTGCGAGTCAAGGCCACAGACTGGGAAGCAGAAAAGCCATTTACATGCCAGGCGGAACATCCAGCTATCTCTGCAAGTGCACCTATGAAAACGACCCTGCAAAAGCGAG GGCGCTCTCCACCAACTGTCCAACTGGTGGAATTTGGCCAGTCTTTAATTTGTGTCATTGAGAATTTCTACCCACCCAATCTCAATATCATGTGGAAAGTGAACAATAGTCCAGTAAAAGGCCTAGACTGGCAAAGAATACGAAATGCCAAAGGTAATTTCAAAGCTGTCAGTTTACTTGAAGACATTCAAATGAGTAAGGACACCAAATATACCTGTGAAGTCACACATGAAAACATCAAATATCCAAAACAACTGTCATCTAAAG CTGACTTCTCTATAAAGATCAATCCACCATCAGCGAAGGATCTCTTTGAACATAGTAAAGCTACAATCACCTGTGTCATAACTGGTGATAATAAGAACGAAGTGAGTGGAGCAATCGTGACATGGACAGTTGGAGGCAGCAGACGTGGAAGTAGTGGAACAGATAATGTTAAACAGACAACACCACCTTTTACTAAGACTAGCAGTTTGACCCTCGATCAGTCTGAATGGTTTTCGGGGTCAGAAGTGGAGTGCTCTACTGAAAGAGAAACAACACCTTTCTCAGACAAAATTAGGGTGAAGAAAGGAG GAAAACCTTCTATTGTCTTCTACAAACCTGAGAAGGACGTCAAAGACACAGACACTGTCTCCCTGTTGTGTGAGGTCAGGAGCTCGGATCTGGGGGATGTGTATGTGATGTGGAAAATGAACGATGGTAAATACATGGAAGGCAGCAGCACAGTTCACACCaatgaaaagaacacagcagttgTCCTCAGCTACTTAACTGTGTCTGGAAAGGATTACAACAGTGCACAGTTTGCTTGTGCAGTGAAAGACCCCAACATGGTGGCAGGAGCCACACCAGAACAGAAGACAACATCTATGA atgACTTCTCTCTAAAGATCAATCCACCATCAGCGAAGGATCTCTTTGAACAAAATAAAGCTACAATCACCTGTGTCGTAACTGGTGATAATAAGAACGAAGTGGGTGGAGCAATCGTGTCATGGACAGTTGGAGGCAGAAGACGTGGAAGTAGTGGAACAGATAATGTTAAACAGACAACACCACCTTTTACTAAGACTAGTAGTTTGACCCTCGATCAGTCTGAATGGTTTTCAGGGTCAGAAGTGAAGTGCTCTACTGAAAGGGAAAAAACACCATTCTCAGACAAAATTAAGGTGAAGAAAGGAG GCAAACCATCTATTGTCTTCTACAAACCTGAGAAGGACGTCAAAGACACAGACACTGTCTCCCTGTTGTGTGAGGTCAGGAGCTCTGGTCTGGGGGATGTGTATGTGATGTGGAAAATGAACAACGGTCAGTACATGGAAGGCAGCAGCACAGTTCACACCaatgaaaagaacacagcagttgTCCTCAGCTACTTAACTGTGTCTGGAAAGGAGTACAACAGTGCACAGTTTGCTTGTGCAGTGAAAGACCCCAACATGGTGGCAGGAGCCACACCAGAACAGAAGACAACATCTATGA ATGACTTCTCTCTAAAGATCAATCCACCATCAGCGAAGGATCTCTTTGTACAAAATAAAGCTACAATCACCTGTGTCGTAACTGGTGATAATAAGAACGAAGTGGGTGGAGCAATTGTGTCATGGACAGTTGGAGGCAACAGACGTGGAAGTAGTGGAACAGATAATGTTACACAGACAACATCACCTTTTACTAAGACTAGTAGTTTGACGCTCGATCAGTCTGAATGGTTTTCAGGTGCAGAAGTGGAGTGCTCTACTGAAAGAGAGAAAACTCCATTCTCAGACAAAATTAAGGTGAACAAAGGAG GCAATCCTTCTATTGTCTTCTACAAACCTGAGAAGGACGTCAAAGACACAGACACTGTCTCCCTGTTGTGTGAGGTCAGGAGCTCTGGTCTGGGGGATGTGTATGTGATGTGGAAAATGAACAACGGTCAGTACATGGAAGGCAGCAGCACAGTTCACATCaatgaaaagaacacagcagttgTCCTCAGCTACTTAACTGTGTCTGGAAAGGAGTACAACAGTGCACAGTTTGCTTGTGCAGTGAAAGACCCCAACATGGTGACAGGAGCCACACCAGAACAGAAGACAACATCTATGA CTAAGTTCTCTCTCAAGATCAACCCACCATCTGCAAAGGAGCTTTTTATACGTAATAAAGCTACAATCACCTGCGTCGTAACTGGTGATAATAAGAATGAAGTGAGTGGAGCAATCGTGACATGGGAAGTTGGAGGCAGCAGACGTGAAAGTAGTGGACCAGATAATGTTAAACAGACAACACCACCTTTTACTAAGACTAGTAGTTTGACCCTCAATCAGTCTGAATGGTTTTCGGGTGCAGAAGTGAAGTGCTCTACTGAAAGGGAGAAAACACCATTCTCAGAGAAAATTAAGGTGAAGAAAGGAG GCAAACCTTCTATTGTCTTATACAAACCTGATAAAGATGTCAAAGACAATGAGACAGTCTCTCTTTTATGTGACGTCAGCAGCTCTGATCTGGGGGATGTGTATGTCATGTGGCAAATGAAAAACAATCCATACATGGAAGGCAACAGCACAGTTCACATCAACAAAAAGACTGTTCTCAGCTACTTAACTGTGTCTGGAAAGGATTACAACAGTGCACAGTTCACTTGTGCAGTCAAAGATGCCAACATGGAGAAGAGAGCCACACCGGATCAGAAGACAACATCTAAGA cagagACTCCAGCATCAGATCCAGGATTGTATATAAACTGTGATAAGGACATTCCAGAGGAGGATGACTTCAACAGCTTGTGGTCCACTGCTTCATCCTTCATCTTCCTTTTCCTCTTCACTCTCATCTACAGCACTGTCCTCAGCCTAGCcaaa aTGAAATAA